A genomic window from Fusarium oxysporum Fo47 chromosome VIII, complete sequence includes:
- a CDS encoding Alpha/Beta hydrolase protein, translating into MDVKTFSLGDFELQNGKVLPNAVIAYKTFGEAELPAVLYPSWFSGAISDNEWLIGKDKTLDPERYYIIVTALFGNGQSTSPSNSDISPFPDVSFYDNVRAQHQLMGHLGVKHLRAVLGWSMGAAQTFQWATQYPEFMDICVPFCGSAKTSLHNQVFLEGVKSALLAAKGCTSAGSIQGRVETTDGTWTEKEKEVGLKAFGRGYAGWGFSQAFYRHELFKKHYGAADLEEFMKNFWEKWALSKDPENLLVMLQTWQAGDVSKQEPYGGDFEKAMKGIKARILVLPSKTDLYFPPEDSEYEVKCMGDNASLDVYPSIWGHWAGGPPGNMEDVKWLDERLRKVFDEAPRRDAS; encoded by the exons ATGGACGTCAAGACTTTTTCTCTAGGAGACTTTGAGCTTCAGAATGGCAAGGTTTTGCCAAATGCGGTGATTGCGTACAAGACTTTTGGGGAGGCTGAACTTCCTGCTGTTCTCTATCCTTCTTGGTTCTCGGGTGCGATATCCGATAATGAGTGGCTTATTGGGAAAGACAAGACTCTTGATCCGGAGAGGTACTACATTATTGTAACGGCTCTTTTTGGGAATGGACAGTCTACGAGTCCGTCAAACTCGGATATCAGTCCGTTCCCTGATGTTTCTTTCTACGACAATGTCAGAGCTCAGCATCAACTGATGGGCCATCTTGGGGTGAAGCATCTACGGGCTGTTCTGGGATGGTCGATGGGTGCGGCGCAGACATTTCAATGGGCTACGCAATATCCTGAATTTATGGACATTTGTGTTCCATTCTGCGGATCAGCCAAGACGTCTCTTCACAACCAAGTCTTTCTCGAGGGTGTCAAGTCAGCGCTCCTCGCAGCAAAGGGATGCACGTCTGCAGGAAGTATCCAAGGACGTGTTGAAACAACAGACGGGACATGgactgagaaggagaaagaagtcGGTTTGAAAGCTTTTGGGAGAGGATATGCAGGCTGGGGTTTCTCTCAGGCCTTCTACCGACATGAATTGTTCAAGAAGCATTACGGTGCtgctgatcttgaagagTTTATGAAGAATTTCTGGGAGAAGTGGGCTCTTAGTAAAGACCCTGAGAATCTGCTTGTTATGCTTCAGACGTGGCAGGCGGGAGATGTGAGTAAGCAGGAGCCGTATGGTGGGGATTTTGAGAAGGCGATGAAGGGGATCAAGGCGAGGATCTTGGTTCTTCCTAGTAAGACGGATCTCTACTTTCC GCCGGAGGATTCCGAGTATGAAGTCAAGTGTATGGGGGATAATGCGAGCTTAGATGTTTACCCTTCTATTTGGGGGCATTGGGCTGGTGGACCACCTGGAAATATGGAGGATGTGAAATGGTTGGATGAGAGATTGAGAAAGGTCTTTGATGAGGCTCCTCGTAGAGATGCCAGTTGA
- a CDS encoding transmembrane amino acid transporter protein-domain-containing protein, translating to MDQINTAQTAPTETKKSRRESVPDMFDTRTGEVAEINDMEKQKAAEGNAHFHRLGWKRLTVVLIVEAIALGCLSLPSAFATLGMVAGVILTVGLGFVAIYTSHVVGQVKLAFPEVSHYADAGRLMFGKFGYELVGVMFALQLIFLVGSHCLTGTIAFLNLTNNGACSVVFGVVSAIILLIVAIPPSFAEVAILGYIDFVSISIAVAITIIATGIQAGDSVGGMSSVDWSAWPKDNLSFTDAFIAITNIVFAYSFAVCQFSFMDEMHTPRDYVKSIWALGLIEIGIYTLTGALIYAFVGSEVKSPALLSAGSTISKIAFGVALPVIFISGSINTTVVARYIHGRMFKNSIIRYINTKMGWITWLVLVTVITVVAFIIAEAIPFFNDLLSISSSLFISGFTFYFPSIMWFMLIRKGPWHSKENLLLSIANGLIFIIGMIVLVGGTYASIDDIILKFRHGEVRGVFTCEPIA from the exons ATGGACCAAATCAACACAGCCCAAACGGCTCCAACAGAAACAAAAAAGAGCCGTCGAGAATCAGTACCAGATATGTTTGACACACGAACCGGCGAAGTCGCCGAGATCAACGACATGGAGAAGCAAAAGGCCGCTGAAGGCAACGCACACTTCCACCGTCTCGGCTGGAAGCGATTGACAGTCGTCTTGATCGTCGAGGCCATTGCTCTCGGATGTCTATCTCTCCCTTCTGCCTTTGCCACTCTCGGCATGGTCGCTGGTGTCATTCTCACTGTCGGCCTTGGTTTCGTCGCCATCTACACATCGCACGTCGTTGGACAGGTCAAGCTTGCTTTCCCCGAGGTTTCTCATTATGCCGATGCTGGTAGACTCATGTTTGGCAAGTTTGGTTACGAG CTGGTTGGCGTCATGtttgctcttcagctcatcttcctcgtcggATCTCACTGTCTCACTGGAACAATCGCCTTCCTGAACCTCACCAACAATGGAGCATGCTCTGTCGTATTTGGTGTCGTCTCtgccatcatcctcctcatcgtcgctaTTCCTCCTTCATTCGCAGAGGTTGCTATCCTTGGTTACATCGACTTCGTCTCCATTTCTATCGCTGTCGCCATCACAATCATCGCAACCGGCATCCAAGCCGGCGACTCAGTAGGCGGCATGTCCTCTGTCGACTGGTCTGCTTGGCCCAAGGACAACCTCAGCTTCACCGACGCtttcatcgccatcaccaacatcgtCTTCGCCTACTCCTTTGCTGTGTGCCAGTTCAGCTTCATGGACGAGATGCATACTCCTCGTGACTACGTCAAGTCAATCTGGGCTCTTGGTCTGATTGAGATTGGTATCTATACCCTTACTGGCGCTCTTATTTATGCCTTTGTCGGTTCAGAGGTCAAGTCGCCTGCTCTTCTGTCTGCTGGCTCTACCATCTCCAAGATCGCCTTTGGTGTCGCCCTTCccgtcatcttcatctctggATCTATCAACACCACAGTTGTCGCTCGTTACATCCACGGACGTATGTTCAAGAACTCAATCATCCGCtacatcaacaccaagatggGTTGGATCACTTGGTTGGTCCTTGTCACTGTCATCACGGTTGTGGCTTTCATCATTGCCGAGGCCATTCCCTTCTTCAATGATCTCTTGTCCATTTCTTCGTCTCTGTTCATTTCGGGCTTCACATTTTACTTCCCCTCTATTATGTGGTTCATGCTCATCCGAAAGGGACCTTGGCACTCAAAGGAGAACCTCCTTCTTTCCATTGCCAATGGACTCATTTTCATCATCGGCATGATTGTTCTCGTTGGTGGAACATATGCTTCCATTGATGATATT ATCCTCAAGTTCCGTCACGGCGAAGTCCGAGGTGTCTTTACTTGTGAACCAATTGCTTAA